The following coding sequences lie in one Cotesia glomerata isolate CgM1 linkage group LG5, MPM_Cglom_v2.3, whole genome shotgun sequence genomic window:
- the LOC123265759 gene encoding scoloptoxin SSD14-like isoform X3 produces the protein MKHQIESITIETRNSKWRSKRWKIIAGVAVLAVIAIVIVAVLLLSKESKKIDENNDDVEKIPDVEEYQLPSLSKLGEFKRGAVCVDDAYCAEVGSKILERNGSAIDAAIAAALCNGMANMQNMGLGGAFVMTVYDKASKKAYYLNARDRAPMAAFGDMYRNKSKNASFTGPLAVAVPGEIAGYWAAHQKFGRLPWAELFTDAIAMCENGWKLSNAQWSDLFQNKASIENDPTLRSLFVNETTKEFKKPGSIIKADKLCKTYKVLAEKGADEFYNGTLGRTLIEDLRKHGGILTMDDLSTYSAKWQEPLETELSDGLKLFTSNFPTSGALLIFIMNIFDEFKFNPNSLNGDENTIKTYHRMIETFKYAYAVRSKLGDPEFHDMTELANNLTSRDYARAIKARINDSRTWNDAAHYEGGTQLLEDHGTAQISVVSPDGDAVSITSTLNTFFGSGLVSENTGILLNSGMDDFSIPYIINYFGLPGNAKENLIEPGKRPFSSMVPSVLVDPNGDLRMVIGSCGGTKITTSAAFVMARTLWMNNTIKQAIDAPRIHHQLYPMKVGYQYGVLKSVIEGLQKLGHETARYRGRGSVVCAIEKLNGLLYGNADYRRNGGVSGIN, from the exons atgaaGCATCAGATAGAAAGTATCACAATTGAGACTAGAAATTcaaa atggaGGTCGAAACGTTGGAAAATAATAGCTGGAGTGGCGGTACTTGCTGTGATAGCAATCGTGATAGTagctgtattattattatctaaggaaagtaaaaaaatcgaCGAAAATAACGACGATGTAGAAAAAATACCAGATGTTGAAGAATATCAATTACCATCGTTGAGTAAACTTGGTGAATTTAAGCGCGGTGCAGTGTGTGTTGATGATGCTTATTGCGCTGAAGTAGGaag caaaattttagaacgCAATGGTTCCGCGATTGACGCGGCAATCGCTGCGGCTCTCTGTAATGGAATGGCAAACATGCAAAACATGGGACTCGGTGGTGCATTTGTAATGACAGTTTATGACAAAGCCTCTAAAAAAGCCTACTACTTAAATGCGCGAGACCGAGCACCTATGGCAGCCTTTGGAGACATGTAtagaaataaaagtaaaaacgCGTCATTTACTGGTCCACTAGCTGTGGCAGTTCCTGGAGAAATTGCGGGTTATTGGGCAGCACATCAAAAGTTTGGTAGATTGCCATGGGCTGAATTGTTTACTGACGCTATTGCGATGTGTGAAAATGGATGGAAACTATCTAACGCTCAGTGGAgtgatttatttcaaaataaagcTAGTATTGAAAATGACCCTACGTTGAG ATCCTTGTTTGTCAATGAAACGAcaaaagaattcaaaaaaccAGGAAGTATTATCAAAGCTGACAAGCTTTGTAAAACATACAAAGTATTGGCTGAAAAAGGCGCAGACGAATTTTATAATGGAACGTTGGGACGAACTCTTATTGAGGATTTACGAAAACACGGTGGTATTTTAACGATGGATGATTTAAGTACTTACTCCGCTAAATGGCAAGAGCCTTTGGAAACTGAACTGTCTGAcggtttgaaattatttacatcGAATTTTCCAACTAGCGGTGCGCTgcttatatttattatgaacatctttgatgaatttaaatttaatccaaACAGTTTGAATGGCGATGAAAATACTATCAAAACATATCACAGAATGATTGAGACTTTTAAATACGCTTATGCTGTGAGAAGTAAATTAGGTGATCCTGAATTTCATGATATGACTGAG TTAGCGAATAATTTAACCTCGAGAGATTATGCTCGAGCTATAAAAGCTCGAATAAATGACTCAAGAACGTGGAATGATGCTGCTCATTACGAAGGAGGTACTCAGCTTCTTGAAGATCATGGCACTGCTCAAATTTCAGTTGTGTCGCCTGATGGTGATGCTGTTTCAATTACTAGCACTCTTAATACCTT ctTCGGCAGTGGTTTAGTCAGCGAAAATACTGGAATTTTGCTCAACAGCGGTATGGATGATTTTTCAATTCCatacataataaattacttcGGTTTACCTGGTAACGCAAAGGAGAATTTAATTGAACCTGGAAAAAGGCCTTTTTCATCAATGGTCCCGTCAGTTCTTGTGGATCCTAATGGTGACCTTCGTATGGTAATTGGCTCATGCGGTGGTACTAAAATAACAACATCAGCAGCTTTC GTAATGGCACGGACTCTATGGATGAACAATACTATCAAACAGGCAATTGACGCTCCAAGAATCCATCACCAACTCTATCCAATGAAAGTTGGCTATCAATATGGTGTATTAAAGTCTGTAATTGAAGGATTGCAGAAGCTTGGACACGAAACAGCGCGATACAGAGGTCGAGGCAGTGTCGTATGtgctattgaaaaattaaatggtTTGCTTTATGGAAATGCTGACTATAGACGAAACGGAGGTGTTAGTggtattaattga
- the LOC123265759 gene encoding scoloptoxin SSD14-like isoform X1, whose translation MECWKRSKVKSNNIRRRRMTIPIEIESSLAKHFNDNNNINYDGDDYDKSRGYDYCCGMSRTLFNQRNDQAAVQLIYSVDSQESSDFSVNNNNSSIIWRSKRWKIIAGVAVLAVIAIVIVAVLLLSKESKKIDENNDDVEKIPDVEEYQLPSLSKLGEFKRGAVCVDDAYCAEVGSKILERNGSAIDAAIAAALCNGMANMQNMGLGGAFVMTVYDKASKKAYYLNARDRAPMAAFGDMYRNKSKNASFTGPLAVAVPGEIAGYWAAHQKFGRLPWAELFTDAIAMCENGWKLSNAQWSDLFQNKASIENDPTLRSLFVNETTKEFKKPGSIIKADKLCKTYKVLAEKGADEFYNGTLGRTLIEDLRKHGGILTMDDLSTYSAKWQEPLETELSDGLKLFTSNFPTSGALLIFIMNIFDEFKFNPNSLNGDENTIKTYHRMIETFKYAYAVRSKLGDPEFHDMTELANNLTSRDYARAIKARINDSRTWNDAAHYEGGTQLLEDHGTAQISVVSPDGDAVSITSTLNTFFGSGLVSENTGILLNSGMDDFSIPYIINYFGLPGNAKENLIEPGKRPFSSMVPSVLVDPNGDLRMVIGSCGGTKITTSAAFVMARTLWMNNTIKQAIDAPRIHHQLYPMKVGYQYGVLKSVIEGLQKLGHETARYRGRGSVVCAIEKLNGLLYGNADYRRNGGVSGIN comes from the exons ATGGAATGTTGGAAACGATCAAAGGTGAAGTCCAACAATATTCGCAGAAGACGAATGACAATCCCAATAGAAATTGAAAGCTCGCTTGCTAAACATTtcaacgataataataatataaattatgacGGAGATGATTATGATAAAAGTCGCGGTTATGATTATTGCTGTGGTATGAGTAGAACGTTATTTAATCAGCGTAATGATCAAGCAGCtgtacaattaatttattccgTCGACAGTCAGGAGTCAAGTGATTTTTcagtcaataataataatagtagtataAT atggaGGTCGAAACGTTGGAAAATAATAGCTGGAGTGGCGGTACTTGCTGTGATAGCAATCGTGATAGTagctgtattattattatctaaggaaagtaaaaaaatcgaCGAAAATAACGACGATGTAGAAAAAATACCAGATGTTGAAGAATATCAATTACCATCGTTGAGTAAACTTGGTGAATTTAAGCGCGGTGCAGTGTGTGTTGATGATGCTTATTGCGCTGAAGTAGGaag caaaattttagaacgCAATGGTTCCGCGATTGACGCGGCAATCGCTGCGGCTCTCTGTAATGGAATGGCAAACATGCAAAACATGGGACTCGGTGGTGCATTTGTAATGACAGTTTATGACAAAGCCTCTAAAAAAGCCTACTACTTAAATGCGCGAGACCGAGCACCTATGGCAGCCTTTGGAGACATGTAtagaaataaaagtaaaaacgCGTCATTTACTGGTCCACTAGCTGTGGCAGTTCCTGGAGAAATTGCGGGTTATTGGGCAGCACATCAAAAGTTTGGTAGATTGCCATGGGCTGAATTGTTTACTGACGCTATTGCGATGTGTGAAAATGGATGGAAACTATCTAACGCTCAGTGGAgtgatttatttcaaaataaagcTAGTATTGAAAATGACCCTACGTTGAG ATCCTTGTTTGTCAATGAAACGAcaaaagaattcaaaaaaccAGGAAGTATTATCAAAGCTGACAAGCTTTGTAAAACATACAAAGTATTGGCTGAAAAAGGCGCAGACGAATTTTATAATGGAACGTTGGGACGAACTCTTATTGAGGATTTACGAAAACACGGTGGTATTTTAACGATGGATGATTTAAGTACTTACTCCGCTAAATGGCAAGAGCCTTTGGAAACTGAACTGTCTGAcggtttgaaattatttacatcGAATTTTCCAACTAGCGGTGCGCTgcttatatttattatgaacatctttgatgaatttaaatttaatccaaACAGTTTGAATGGCGATGAAAATACTATCAAAACATATCACAGAATGATTGAGACTTTTAAATACGCTTATGCTGTGAGAAGTAAATTAGGTGATCCTGAATTTCATGATATGACTGAG TTAGCGAATAATTTAACCTCGAGAGATTATGCTCGAGCTATAAAAGCTCGAATAAATGACTCAAGAACGTGGAATGATGCTGCTCATTACGAAGGAGGTACTCAGCTTCTTGAAGATCATGGCACTGCTCAAATTTCAGTTGTGTCGCCTGATGGTGATGCTGTTTCAATTACTAGCACTCTTAATACCTT ctTCGGCAGTGGTTTAGTCAGCGAAAATACTGGAATTTTGCTCAACAGCGGTATGGATGATTTTTCAATTCCatacataataaattacttcGGTTTACCTGGTAACGCAAAGGAGAATTTAATTGAACCTGGAAAAAGGCCTTTTTCATCAATGGTCCCGTCAGTTCTTGTGGATCCTAATGGTGACCTTCGTATGGTAATTGGCTCATGCGGTGGTACTAAAATAACAACATCAGCAGCTTTC GTAATGGCACGGACTCTATGGATGAACAATACTATCAAACAGGCAATTGACGCTCCAAGAATCCATCACCAACTCTATCCAATGAAAGTTGGCTATCAATATGGTGTATTAAAGTCTGTAATTGAAGGATTGCAGAAGCTTGGACACGAAACAGCGCGATACAGAGGTCGAGGCAGTGTCGTATGtgctattgaaaaattaaatggtTTGCTTTATGGAAATGCTGACTATAGACGAAACGGAGGTGTTAGTggtattaattga
- the LOC123265759 gene encoding scoloptoxin SSD14-like isoform X2 has protein sequence MYNYLQVEDANFLRKAQLRWRSKRWKIIAGVAVLAVIAIVIVAVLLLSKESKKIDENNDDVEKIPDVEEYQLPSLSKLGEFKRGAVCVDDAYCAEVGSKILERNGSAIDAAIAAALCNGMANMQNMGLGGAFVMTVYDKASKKAYYLNARDRAPMAAFGDMYRNKSKNASFTGPLAVAVPGEIAGYWAAHQKFGRLPWAELFTDAIAMCENGWKLSNAQWSDLFQNKASIENDPTLRSLFVNETTKEFKKPGSIIKADKLCKTYKVLAEKGADEFYNGTLGRTLIEDLRKHGGILTMDDLSTYSAKWQEPLETELSDGLKLFTSNFPTSGALLIFIMNIFDEFKFNPNSLNGDENTIKTYHRMIETFKYAYAVRSKLGDPEFHDMTELANNLTSRDYARAIKARINDSRTWNDAAHYEGGTQLLEDHGTAQISVVSPDGDAVSITSTLNTFFGSGLVSENTGILLNSGMDDFSIPYIINYFGLPGNAKENLIEPGKRPFSSMVPSVLVDPNGDLRMVIGSCGGTKITTSAAFVMARTLWMNNTIKQAIDAPRIHHQLYPMKVGYQYGVLKSVIEGLQKLGHETARYRGRGSVVCAIEKLNGLLYGNADYRRNGGVSGIN, from the exons ATGTATAATTACTTACAAGTGGAAGATGCAAATTTTCTGCGAAAAGCCCAGTTGAG atggaGGTCGAAACGTTGGAAAATAATAGCTGGAGTGGCGGTACTTGCTGTGATAGCAATCGTGATAGTagctgtattattattatctaaggaaagtaaaaaaatcgaCGAAAATAACGACGATGTAGAAAAAATACCAGATGTTGAAGAATATCAATTACCATCGTTGAGTAAACTTGGTGAATTTAAGCGCGGTGCAGTGTGTGTTGATGATGCTTATTGCGCTGAAGTAGGaag caaaattttagaacgCAATGGTTCCGCGATTGACGCGGCAATCGCTGCGGCTCTCTGTAATGGAATGGCAAACATGCAAAACATGGGACTCGGTGGTGCATTTGTAATGACAGTTTATGACAAAGCCTCTAAAAAAGCCTACTACTTAAATGCGCGAGACCGAGCACCTATGGCAGCCTTTGGAGACATGTAtagaaataaaagtaaaaacgCGTCATTTACTGGTCCACTAGCTGTGGCAGTTCCTGGAGAAATTGCGGGTTATTGGGCAGCACATCAAAAGTTTGGTAGATTGCCATGGGCTGAATTGTTTACTGACGCTATTGCGATGTGTGAAAATGGATGGAAACTATCTAACGCTCAGTGGAgtgatttatttcaaaataaagcTAGTATTGAAAATGACCCTACGTTGAG ATCCTTGTTTGTCAATGAAACGAcaaaagaattcaaaaaaccAGGAAGTATTATCAAAGCTGACAAGCTTTGTAAAACATACAAAGTATTGGCTGAAAAAGGCGCAGACGAATTTTATAATGGAACGTTGGGACGAACTCTTATTGAGGATTTACGAAAACACGGTGGTATTTTAACGATGGATGATTTAAGTACTTACTCCGCTAAATGGCAAGAGCCTTTGGAAACTGAACTGTCTGAcggtttgaaattatttacatcGAATTTTCCAACTAGCGGTGCGCTgcttatatttattatgaacatctttgatgaatttaaatttaatccaaACAGTTTGAATGGCGATGAAAATACTATCAAAACATATCACAGAATGATTGAGACTTTTAAATACGCTTATGCTGTGAGAAGTAAATTAGGTGATCCTGAATTTCATGATATGACTGAG TTAGCGAATAATTTAACCTCGAGAGATTATGCTCGAGCTATAAAAGCTCGAATAAATGACTCAAGAACGTGGAATGATGCTGCTCATTACGAAGGAGGTACTCAGCTTCTTGAAGATCATGGCACTGCTCAAATTTCAGTTGTGTCGCCTGATGGTGATGCTGTTTCAATTACTAGCACTCTTAATACCTT ctTCGGCAGTGGTTTAGTCAGCGAAAATACTGGAATTTTGCTCAACAGCGGTATGGATGATTTTTCAATTCCatacataataaattacttcGGTTTACCTGGTAACGCAAAGGAGAATTTAATTGAACCTGGAAAAAGGCCTTTTTCATCAATGGTCCCGTCAGTTCTTGTGGATCCTAATGGTGACCTTCGTATGGTAATTGGCTCATGCGGTGGTACTAAAATAACAACATCAGCAGCTTTC GTAATGGCACGGACTCTATGGATGAACAATACTATCAAACAGGCAATTGACGCTCCAAGAATCCATCACCAACTCTATCCAATGAAAGTTGGCTATCAATATGGTGTATTAAAGTCTGTAATTGAAGGATTGCAGAAGCTTGGACACGAAACAGCGCGATACAGAGGTCGAGGCAGTGTCGTATGtgctattgaaaaattaaatggtTTGCTTTATGGAAATGCTGACTATAGACGAAACGGAGGTGTTAGTggtattaattga
- the LOC123265761 gene encoding scoloptoxin SSD14-like: MTITDKKTTLAVITIMFAITGVIITVILSKNEAFDSEQLDIKIPTPLIAGKLRKFKNGAVAGDDAVCAEIGKSILKKNGSAVDSVIAASLCTSLGFMQSMGIGGGFVMTIYDKATEKAYYLNARDRAPLRAHEDMYKDKSEASLEGALAVAVPGEIAGYWAAHQRFGKLPWADLFTDTIALCEKGWRLSQIQLNDLLRKETCINKDPTLRSLFVNETTKEFKKPGSIIKADKLCKTYKVLAQKGADEFYNGTLGRTLIEDLRKHGGILTMDDLSTYSAKWQEPLETELSDGLKLFTSNFPTSGALLIFIMNIFDEFKFNPNSLNGDENTIKTYHRMIETFKYAFAVRSKLGDSEFHDMTEITKNLTSRDYARAIKARIDDSRTWNDAAHYEGSTWFHEDHGTSHLVVLSPTGDAVSLTSTINTPFGSCLVGERTGILFNNNMDDFSIPTVVNYFGLPGNSEQNSIQLGKRPLSSMAPSILVDTNGNVKMIIAASGGTRIISSLACVLARVLWMKNTIKEAIDTPRLHHQLLPMMINYEFGTSNSVIQGLKNLGHQVSQDNYQAYSFVAAIFKSTDFIYANSDFRRNGDACGI, encoded by the exons ATGACCATCACTGATAAG aaaacaaCACTTGCTGTAATAACTATTATGTTTGCAATTACTGgtgtaataattaccgtaatattatcaaaaaatgaagCTTTTGATAGCGAACAACTTGATATTAAAATACCTACACCATTAATTGCtggaaaattaagaaaatttaaaaatggagCAGTCGCTGGTGATGATGCTGTGTGTGCAGAAATAGGAAA atcaattttgaaaaaaaatggatcCGCGGTTGATTCTGTTATTGCAGCGTCTCTTTGCACCAGCCTTGGTTTCATGCAGAGCATGGGAATCGGTGGCGGATTTGTTATGACAATTTATGATAAAGCTACGGagaaagcttattatttaaatgcaCGGGATCGAGCACCTCTGAGGGCTCATGAAGATATGTACAAGGATAAAAGTGAAGCTTCATTAGAAGGAGCACTTGCTGTGGCTGTACCCGGAGAAATTGCTGGTTATTGGGCAGCACACCAAAGATTTGGTAAGTTACCATGGGCTGATTTGTTTACTGATACAATTGCACTGTGCGAAAAAGGATGGAGGCTTTCGCAGATACAGCTGAATGATTTATTGAGAAAAGAAACGTGTATTAACAAGGATCCAACACTAag ATCTTTGTTTGTCAATGAAACGAcaaaagaattcaaaaaaccAGGAAGTATTATCAAAGCTGACAAGCTTTGTAAAACATACAAAGTATTGGCTCAAAAAGGCGCAGACGAATTTTATAATGGAACGTTGGGACGAACTCTTATTGAGGATTTACGAAAACACGGTGGTATTTTAACGATGGATGATTTAAGTACTTACTCCGCTAAATGGCAAGAGCCTTTGGAAACTGAACTGTCTGAcggtttgaaattatttacatcGAATTTTCCAACTAGCGGTGCGCTgcttatatttattatgaacatctttgatgaatttaaatttaatccaaACAGCTTGAATGGCGATGAAAATACTATCAAAACATATCACAGAATGATTGAGACTTTTAAATATGCTTTTGCTGTGAGAAGTAAATTAGGTGATTCTGAATTTCATGATATGACTGAG attacaaaaaatttaacttcgaGAGATTATGCTCGAGCAATAAAAGCTCGAATAGATGACTCAAGAACGTGGAACGATGCTGCCCACTACGAAGGCAGTACTTGGTTTCATGAAGATCACGGTACTTCTCATCTAGTAGTTTTATCTCCAACTGGAGATGCAGTATCACTTACGAGTACCATCAATACCcc TTTCGGCAGCTGTCTAGTAGGGGAGAGAAcaggaattttatttaataacaacatGGATGACTTTTCAATTCCAACTGTGGTAAATTATTTTGGCTTACCAGGAAATAGCGAACAAAATTCAATCCAGCTTGGTAAGAGACCATTGTCATCAATGGCACCTTCAATTTTAGTAGATACCAATGGAAatgtaaaaatgataattgctGCATCTGGTGGAACTAGAATTATTTCTTCCTTGGCTTGC GTATTAGCACGAGTATTATGGatgaaaaatactataaaaGAAGCAATTGACACTCCAAGACTTCACCATCAACTTTTACCTATGATGATAAATTATGAGTTTGGTACATCTAACTCTGTGATTCAGGGGTTGAAAAATTTAGGGCATCAAGTCTCTCAAGATAATTATCAAGCTTACAGTTTTGTAGCtgctatttttaaatcaactgATTTTATTTATGCCAATTCTGATTTCAGGCGAAACGGCGATGCTTGTGGtatataa
- the LOC123265764 gene encoding nuclear protein 1: MSDCEYTDQYEKYNYDFDKYIFCKNGGKQRSKLEVSKHTNQFDPSGHSRKILTKLQNTELNNKRNIKTKS, from the coding sequence ATGTCTGATTGCGAATACACTGATCAATACGAAAAATACAACTACGATTTTGACAAGTACATTTTCTGCAAAAACGGTGGAAAGCAAAGGAGTAAACTGGAAGTTAGTAAGCACACCAATCAGTTTGATCCAAGCGGGCATTCTAGAAAAATCTTGACCAAGCTTCAGAATACTGAACTTAATAATAAACGTAACATCAAAactaaatcataa